The following are encoded in a window of Carya illinoinensis cultivar Pawnee chromosome 15, C.illinoinensisPawnee_v1, whole genome shotgun sequence genomic DNA:
- the LOC122297269 gene encoding cytochrome P450 CYP82D47-like has translation MTSIMASIFACLLLFIFFLLWKSIAQKTAPQSTLPPEVGGALPIIGHLHLLAKPKPAHIILGYMADKYGPIFTIKLGMHKAIVVSNSDIAKECFTTKDKVFANRPKAMATELMGYNYALFGLSPYGPYWREVRRIVTLEFLSNQRVEMFKHIGESEVNTAIKETYKLLVNNNKLILVEMNGWFGKIMLNTVFRMVVGKRFAWAATKDEDTGNDLQYQKLLKDSFILFGKFVVSDALPYLRWLDLGGDGRAMKKIAREIDHVLKGLLEEHKQRNLSSEVKNGPQDFMDVMLSIVKDNTEITNFDADTITKATCLNLILGGSDTTAVTMTWALSLLLNNREALKKVQQELDLQVGKERQVKDSDIPNLAYLQAVIKETMRLYPAGPLSVPHESSEDCTLAGYHVPAGTRLLVNLSKLHRDPHVWQDPTEFRPERFLTTHKNFNIRGQNFELIPFGSGRRICPGISLGLQLVQLTLASFLHAFDISTPSAEPIDMVEKPGIASIKATPLEIHLTPRLLEQVYHV, from the exons ATGACTTCTATCATGGCCAGCATCTTTGCCTGTTTGCTTCTCTTTATCTTCTTTCTATTATGGAAGAGCATAGCCCAAAAGACTGCACCTCAAAGCACACTTCCACCAGAAGTTGGTGGTGCATTGCCCATTATTGGCCACCTCCACCTATTAGCAAAACCAAAACCTGCTCATATAATCCTGGGTTATATGGCTGACAAGTATGGACCAATCTTTACCATCAAGTTGGGCATGCATAAAGCTATAGTGGTCAGCAATTCAGATATAGCCAAAGAGTGTTTTACTACCAAAGACAAAGTCTTTGCCAACCGCCCAAAAGCTATGGCAACAGAACTCATGGGCTATAACTATGCCTTATTCGGTTTGAGCCCTTATGGTCCCTATTGGCGTGAAGTTCGAAGAATAGTCACACTTGAATTCCTTTCAAATCAACGCGTTGAGATGTTCAAGCACATCGGAGAGTCGGAGGTAAACACGGCTATAAAGGAAACGTATAAACTCCTGGTTAATAACAACAAGCTCATTTTGGTGGAGATGAATGGCTGGTTTGGCAAGATCATGCTAAACACTGTGTTTAGGATGGTTGTAGGGAAGCGATTTGCTTGGGCTGCCACTAAGGATGAGGATACAGGAAATGATCTTCAGTACCAGAAGTTATTGAAAGATAGTTTCATTTTGTTCGGAAAGTTTGTTGTGTCAGATGCCTTACCATATCTAAGGTGGTTGGACTTGGGTGGGGATGGAAGGGCCATGAAGAAAATTGCAAGAGAAATAGATCATGTGCTTAAAGGTTTGCTAGAAGAACATAAACAGAGAAATCTCTCGAGTGAGGTGAAGAATGGACCCCAGGACTTTATGGATGTGATGCTATccattgtcaaagataacacgGAAATTACAAATTTTGATGCTGATACAATCACCAAAGCTACTTGCCTG AACCTTATCTTAGGGGGCTCAGATACAACAGCTGTGACTATGACATGGGCTCTCTCTCTACTTCTTAACAATCGAGAGGCTCTAAAGAAAGTCCAACAAGAACTAGACCTCCAAGTTGGCAAGGAAAGGCAAGTGAAGGATTCAGACATACCAAACCTAGCCTATCTCCAAGCTGTCATCAAAGAAACAATGCGCTTATACCCTGCTGGCCCACTTTCTGTGCCACACGAGTCTAGTGAAGATTGTACTTTGGCTGGTTACCATGTCCCAGCAGGCACACGTCTTCTTGTTAATCTATCAAAGCTCCATCGAGACCCACACGTGTGGCAAGATCCAACAGAGTTTCGTCCAGAAAGATTCCTTACTacccataaaaatttcaatattagGGGTCAGAATTTTGAATTGATACCATTTGGTAGTGGTAGAAGAATTTGCCCTGGAATCTCGCTTGGGTTACAACTGGTTCAACTCACCCTTGCTTCCTTCTTACATGCTTTTGACATTTCAACTCCATCAGCTGAACCAATAGACATGGTTGAGAAACCTGGAATTGCCTCCATTAAAGCAACACCACTCGAAATCCATCTCACTCCACGCCTTCTTGAACAAGTATATCATGTATAG